The proteins below are encoded in one region of Metallibacterium scheffleri:
- a CDS encoding ADOP family duplicated permease, giving the protein MNPSVIFRELWQSWRASLRRPGFVLLAGLTLALGVGACVAGFALLYSVMLKPLPYPDPSRLVQIGPSYAAGVSGDMSPIWYQHLGKPPGLASVGAAYGGRYVNVAGSGQPVMVAAQPVDQGFLATLGVTMALGRNFTRSEDSPHASPAVILSHGFWLRQFGGSAAVIGRTLMVDGQPHAVVGVLPTSFRWPAQVDLLLPLQLAPHSTDPGTNLTVIGRLAPDTTLGAASAQIQTRMQNYARASGDLRALRAHFAATTLAANLDYGYRSLLWMVFTCAGCVLLIAGGNVSNLMLLRAAAQSHPSSVRAALGAHGLRLVLPALAETLLVAMAGVALGLLVAVAGMHWLNSELMHQDWFGTVRHIGLNTRLVAFALIAALLVASLAALLRMWRVRASAAPQELVSGGRSGLSISAGRLSRVLVIAQAALAASLVLIAALFAHSLLKLTRVDLGFDPTHVLTFAVAPPPRDYPALSRLSSELLHRLREIPGVQRAALTSNPPIQSQMNLPILLPSGQEISAQYRFVSPDLFATLGIPLLRGRGIGVADRRGTAPVAVVSAAFQRRHLSGNALGQILTINLSSIGVPIEHFTVTGIVGDIRQFGPQQPAPAIVYVPIKQVPAALMAKLRQFVPLNFMLRVHGNPRSYESAVRAAVHEIAPGLALANLEPLGTSVAAALAPTRLLMLLATIVAALALGLASVGLYSVMAVATAARRREFGVRAAMGATPQDLMMTVLRTGLLQVCGGLVLGLGIAWAVSGVLRAYLFGLNVLDPLALLTTCAVLSLAGTLACLAPALRAARTPLTVSLNESAG; this is encoded by the coding sequence ATGAATCCAAGCGTGATCTTCAGGGAACTCTGGCAATCCTGGCGCGCCAGCTTGCGCCGGCCGGGCTTCGTGCTGCTGGCGGGGCTGACGCTGGCGCTTGGGGTGGGCGCCTGCGTGGCGGGTTTCGCACTGCTTTACTCCGTGATGCTGAAACCGCTGCCGTATCCTGACCCCAGCCGGCTGGTACAGATCGGCCCGAGCTATGCAGCCGGCGTATCCGGAGACATGTCGCCAATCTGGTATCAGCACCTGGGCAAACCGCCCGGCCTTGCTTCGGTGGGTGCTGCATATGGCGGTCGCTACGTGAATGTGGCGGGCTCCGGCCAGCCGGTGATGGTGGCGGCGCAACCGGTCGACCAGGGATTTCTGGCCACTCTGGGCGTCACCATGGCGCTAGGGCGCAACTTCACGCGCAGTGAAGACAGCCCGCACGCATCACCAGCGGTGATCTTGAGCCACGGCTTCTGGTTGCGGCAGTTCGGGGGCAGTGCTGCAGTCATCGGCCGGACACTGATGGTCGATGGTCAGCCACATGCCGTGGTGGGCGTATTGCCAACCTCGTTCCGCTGGCCGGCGCAGGTCGACCTGCTGCTGCCGCTGCAACTCGCGCCGCACAGCACCGACCCCGGCACCAACCTGACCGTCATCGGACGTCTGGCGCCTGACACCACGCTGGGTGCCGCCAGCGCACAAATCCAAACGCGGATGCAGAACTACGCACGCGCCAGCGGCGATCTACGCGCCCTGCGCGCGCACTTTGCGGCGACAACACTTGCCGCGAATCTGGATTATGGCTATCGGTCATTGCTGTGGATGGTGTTTACCTGCGCCGGCTGCGTCCTGCTGATCGCGGGCGGCAATGTCTCCAACCTGATGCTGCTGCGCGCCGCAGCGCAAAGCCATCCCAGTTCGGTGCGTGCCGCGCTTGGCGCGCATGGCCTGCGTCTGGTGCTGCCGGCGCTGGCGGAAACTCTGCTGGTGGCGATGGCCGGCGTGGCGCTCGGACTGCTGGTCGCCGTGGCGGGCATGCACTGGCTCAATAGCGAGCTGATGCACCAAGATTGGTTTGGCACCGTGCGCCATATCGGTTTGAACACGCGTTTGGTCGCCTTTGCCCTGATCGCCGCATTGTTGGTGGCCAGTCTTGCTGCCTTGCTGCGTATGTGGCGCGTGCGTGCCAGCGCCGCGCCGCAGGAACTGGTGTCTGGCGGACGCAGCGGCTTGAGCATCAGCGCCGGTCGTTTGAGCCGCGTGCTGGTGATTGCACAAGCAGCGCTGGCGGCGAGCCTAGTGCTGATCGCGGCACTGTTCGCGCACAGCCTGCTGAAATTGACGCGGGTCGATCTTGGCTTTGATCCCACGCACGTGCTGACGTTCGCCGTGGCACCGCCGCCGCGGGACTACCCGGCGTTGTCGCGACTGTCCAGCGAACTGCTGCATCGCCTGCGCGAAATTCCGGGCGTGCAACGCGCCGCGCTGACCAGCAACCCGCCAATTCAATCCCAGATGAATCTGCCCATACTGTTGCCCAGTGGCCAGGAAATTTCTGCCCAGTACCGATTCGTGAGCCCTGATCTGTTTGCGACCCTGGGCATTCCCTTGCTGCGTGGCCGCGGTATCGGTGTCGCTGATCGCCGTGGCACGGCGCCCGTTGCGGTTGTCAGCGCGGCATTCCAGCGGCGCCATCTGTCGGGCAACGCGCTCGGCCAGATCCTCACGATCAACCTCAGCAGCATCGGCGTGCCAATCGAACATTTTACTGTCACCGGCATCGTGGGCGATATCCGCCAGTTCGGTCCACAGCAACCGGCACCAGCCATCGTCTATGTGCCCATCAAGCAGGTGCCCGCTGCGCTGATGGCCAAGCTGCGCCAGTTCGTGCCGCTGAATTTCATGCTGCGCGTGCACGGCAATCCGCGCAGCTACGAGAGCGCCGTGCGCGCGGCCGTGCATGAGATTGCGCCCGGTCTGGCGCTGGCCAACCTGGAGCCACTCGGCACCAGTGTCGCTGCGGCGCTGGCGCCGACGCGCCTGCTCATGCTGCTCGCGACCATTGTTGCGGCGCTGGCGCTCGGGCTCGCCAGCGTCGGTCTGTATTCGGTCATGGCGGTTGCCACTGCCGCGCGACGGCGCGAATTCGGCGTGCGTGCCGCCATGGGCGCCACACCTCAAGACCTGATGATGACGGTACTGCGCACTGGCCTGCTGCAAGTATGCGGGGGGCTCGTGCTCGGCCTTGGCATCGCCTGGGCCGTTTCCGGTGTGCTGCGTGCCTACCTTTTTGGCTTGAACGTACTCGATCCGCTGGCATTGCTGACAACCTGCGCCGTGCTTTCTCTGGCCGGCACCTTGGCCTGCCTCGCCCCCGCCCTGCGCGCCGCGAGGACACCGCTGACAGTGAGCCTCAATGAAAGCGCGGGCTGA
- a CDS encoding ABC transporter permease: protein MKAGVLLRELWQSWRASLRRPGFVLLTGLALALGAALCAPLLDVFISSTASQARLAAPQPDRLAYIGPSHAPGHYTSISLKQYEQLRSLPGIASIGASTFFSQVNVSVGRIPLLVYAQRVDRGYLATLAMPMALGRYFTTAEDDPHGPRVVIISHGFWLQHFGGSHEVIGKNLSINGQVTRIVGVLPKSFPELSFARIQLLLPLRAAPGLTRDTDLTAIARLDAHTSFRQLGAEAALRMRLFFTAQGKHHFEKHPFVAEPLQHSMRPSAGGVGMLLGLMTTALLLLTGSNVVNLMLLRAQQHRHQLAIRAAMGASAWRLLLTALSDGLLIVLIGCSAGLLASDLLLHALAEHVASIGFMGASHVALTGSMVVFAILIALLITSIGAITGARRARALGASVASTQGLHGGQDARASRLSRVLVVVQAVLATSLVGISMLLAQAAYRSAHANTGYDTRHVYSFHVLPPRQLYPDRQSLAMLAARITATLRSIPGVDTDAASDLALHDDTDDYAFKLPDGHAATVATRAISRDYLQSVRLGLLRGRPFDHADFHDGAAVALVNAAFAKRYLHDAALGQLLGTTPKKGAPESLRIVGVTANAHAPGQAANPVVFVPLPMDPRSAPVYSNGLHFLLRMHPGATPSLASVRAKVQQTAPALAVAKLLPPSAQVSGMLAFLGLLSDVIATAGLLALLLAGMGLYAVMRVSVNARTREFGVRAALGASPRALFALILRAGLRPLAIGLVVGSVIAVLLGMAAHAFLLGLRGFDPSAMLLTWLVLLATGFLATLGPALRAARTSPTVSLNDSAG from the coding sequence ATGAAAGCGGGGGTGCTGCTGCGCGAACTCTGGCAATCCTGGCGCGCCAGCCTGCGGCGGCCGGGCTTCGTGCTGCTCACCGGGCTGGCGCTGGCCTTGGGGGCGGCGCTGTGTGCGCCGCTGCTGGACGTGTTTATCTCCTCGACGGCGAGTCAGGCACGACTCGCGGCGCCGCAACCGGATCGCCTTGCCTATATCGGCCCAAGCCACGCGCCTGGGCATTACACCTCCATCTCGCTGAAACAGTACGAGCAACTGCGCAGCCTGCCCGGCATCGCCTCGATCGGCGCGAGCACTTTTTTCAGCCAAGTCAATGTGAGTGTCGGCCGCATTCCGCTGCTGGTGTATGCACAGCGCGTGGATCGCGGCTATCTGGCCACGCTGGCCATGCCGATGGCCCTGGGTCGCTACTTCACCACCGCCGAGGATGACCCGCATGGGCCACGCGTGGTCATCATCAGCCACGGCTTCTGGCTGCAGCACTTCGGCGGTAGCCATGAGGTCATCGGCAAGAACCTGAGCATCAATGGTCAGGTCACGCGCATCGTCGGGGTTCTACCCAAGTCATTTCCGGAATTGAGTTTTGCCCGCATCCAACTGCTGCTGCCCCTGCGCGCCGCACCGGGCCTGACGCGCGACACCGATCTGACCGCGATCGCGCGCCTCGATGCCCACACCAGCTTCCGGCAGCTCGGCGCGGAAGCCGCGCTGCGCATGCGTCTGTTTTTCACGGCGCAAGGCAAACATCACTTTGAAAAGCATCCCTTCGTCGCAGAACCACTGCAGCATTCCATGCGCCCCAGTGCGGGTGGGGTTGGAATGTTGCTGGGTCTAATGACCACGGCCCTGCTGCTGCTGACCGGCAGCAACGTGGTCAACCTGATGTTGCTGCGCGCGCAGCAACATCGACATCAGCTGGCGATCCGCGCGGCGATGGGGGCTTCCGCCTGGCGCCTGCTGCTGACGGCACTGTCCGATGGTTTGCTGATCGTCCTCATCGGCTGCTCTGCGGGATTGCTGGCGAGCGACCTGCTGCTGCACGCCCTGGCCGAGCATGTCGCGAGCATCGGCTTCATGGGCGCAAGCCACGTCGCGCTGACCGGCAGCATGGTCGTGTTCGCCATCCTCATCGCGCTGCTGATCACCAGCATCGGCGCGATCACCGGCGCGCGACGCGCGCGTGCGCTGGGCGCATCGGTCGCATCCACGCAAGGCCTGCACGGTGGCCAGGACGCGCGTGCATCGCGGCTCAGCCGGGTGCTGGTCGTGGTGCAGGCGGTGCTCGCCACCAGTCTGGTCGGTATCTCGATGTTGCTCGCGCAAGCCGCTTACCGCAGCGCTCATGCCAACACGGGTTACGACACGCGCCATGTGTACAGCTTTCACGTGCTACCGCCACGTCAGCTGTACCCGGATCGACAAAGCCTGGCCATGCTGGCCGCGCGGATCACCGCCACGCTGCGTTCGATCCCGGGCGTCGATACCGACGCCGCCAGCGACCTGGCGCTGCATGACGATACCGACGACTACGCATTCAAATTGCCGGATGGACATGCGGCCACGGTCGCCACGCGTGCGATCAGCCGCGACTACCTGCAGTCCGTGCGCCTCGGCTTGCTGCGCGGCCGTCCGTTCGACCACGCCGATTTCCATGACGGCGCCGCGGTGGCCCTGGTCAATGCCGCCTTCGCCAAGCGCTACCTGCACGATGCGGCGCTGGGCCAGTTGCTCGGCACCACGCCCAAGAAAGGCGCACCCGAGTCGTTGCGCATCGTCGGCGTGACCGCGAACGCCCACGCGCCTGGCCAGGCCGCGAACCCGGTGGTGTTCGTGCCACTGCCCATGGATCCGCGCAGCGCGCCGGTTTACAGCAATGGGCTGCATTTTCTGCTGCGCATGCACCCAGGCGCTACGCCGAGTCTTGCCAGCGTGCGCGCCAAGGTCCAGCAGACGGCGCCTGCGCTGGCCGTCGCCAAACTGCTGCCGCCCAGCGCGCAAGTATCCGGGATGCTGGCCTTTCTGGGCCTGCTGTCCGACGTCATCGCGACGGCCGGGCTGCTGGCTTTGCTGCTGGCGGGCATGGGCCTGTACGCGGTGATGCGCGTCAGCGTCAACGCGCGCACCCGCGAGTTCGGCGTCCGCGCCGCGCTGGGTGCGTCACCACGCGCGCTGTTCGCCCTGATCCTGCGCGCCGGTCTGCGCCCGCTGGCCATCGGCCTGGTGGTCGGCAGCGTGATCGCCGTGTTGCTGGGCATGGCCGCGCACGCGTTCCTGCTCGGACTCAGGGGCTTCGACCCCTCCGCGATGCTGCTGACCTGGCTGGTGCTGCTCGCCACCGGATTTCTGGCCACGCTCGGCCCCGCCCTGCGCGCCGCGCGCACATCCCCAACGGTGAGCCTCAATGACAGCGCGGGTTGA
- a CDS encoding ABC transporter ATP-binding protein, whose protein sequence is MTAAASVITLADVRKVFQTDEVETHALSDVHLDIRKGEFVCITGPSGCGKTTLLSILGLLDAPSAGSYELNGHAVATLGLRQRARLRNAEIGFIFQAFNLIGDLTVEENVELPLTYRSGIGRAERRRRVQEALEQVGMAHRLRHYPSQLSGGQQQRVAVARALVGQPAILLADEPTGNLDSRNGDAVMQLLTELHRKGSTICMVTHDARYAASAQRSVRLFDGRIVDEDSFQRLTREDEARLEAMVDLDPGTQP, encoded by the coding sequence ATGACTGCCGCCGCATCCGTGATCACGCTGGCCGATGTACGCAAGGTATTTCAGACCGACGAAGTGGAAACGCACGCGCTCAGCGACGTGCACCTGGACATCCGCAAGGGCGAGTTCGTGTGCATCACCGGGCCGTCCGGTTGTGGCAAGACCACCTTGCTGTCGATCCTCGGCCTGCTCGATGCGCCCAGCGCCGGCAGCTACGAACTCAACGGCCACGCCGTGGCCACGCTGGGCCTGCGCCAGCGCGCGCGCCTGCGCAACGCCGAGATCGGTTTCATCTTCCAGGCATTCAACCTGATCGGCGATCTCACCGTCGAGGAAAACGTCGAGCTGCCGCTGACCTACCGCAGCGGCATCGGCCGCGCCGAGCGCCGCCGCCGCGTGCAGGAAGCGCTGGAGCAAGTCGGCATGGCGCACCGCCTGCGCCACTACCCTTCGCAGCTTTCCGGCGGCCAGCAGCAGCGCGTGGCGGTGGCGCGCGCGCTGGTCGGCCAGCCTGCGATCCTGCTGGCCGATGAGCCCACCGGCAACCTCGACTCGCGCAACGGCGACGCGGTGATGCAACTGCTCACCGAGCTGCACCGCAAGGGCTCGACCATCTGCATGGTCACCCACGACGCGCGCTACGCCGCGTCGGCGCAGCGCAGCGTGCGCCTGTTCGATGGCCGCATCGTCGATGAAGACAGCTTCCAGCGCCTCACCCGCGAGGACGAAGCACGCCTCGAGGCCATGGTCGATCTCGACCCGGGCACGCAGCCATGA
- a CDS encoding efflux RND transporter periplasmic adaptor subunit, translating to MDFQNLALKRQKRRRLWLGGSASVIVIAALAIGIARLGPALPTARRANLWIGTVQRGELTIHVRADGVLVPRLSRWIAAASGAEVDHILVRPGATVTPDTVLMRLSNPEVQDRLSSAQAGVAEAEADLAAKRTSLQSQLLDERAALAAARAAYASAKIKVDADATVAAKGIIPMVQYKQSLIALKQLGYREQIEQQRVAVFGGNIRAQLAAVQAALQQQRSNLALRQRQVAALTVRAGLAGVVQEIPVQEGQQVAAGANLARVADTRSLMARLQVPEVQAKDVALDMPVSVDTHDGLIDGTVTRIDPAVHEGSVRIEVDLRGKLPPGARPDLSVEGRIRVMRLRNVLWVGRPALGQSDATISLFRLDPGSDTATRVPVRLGAASIDRVQIIKGLAAGDKVILSDTSIWDKYNRIRIE from the coding sequence ATGGATTTCCAGAATCTTGCGCTGAAAAGACAGAAGCGCCGCCGCCTGTGGCTGGGTGGCAGTGCCAGCGTGATCGTCATCGCCGCGCTGGCCATCGGCATCGCGCGCCTAGGCCCGGCGCTGCCCACGGCACGGCGCGCCAACCTGTGGATCGGCACGGTGCAGCGCGGCGAGCTGACCATCCACGTGCGCGCCGATGGCGTGCTGGTGCCCAGGCTCAGCCGCTGGATCGCCGCCGCGTCGGGCGCCGAGGTCGATCACATCCTGGTGCGCCCCGGCGCCACGGTGACACCCGACACGGTGTTGATGCGCCTGAGCAACCCCGAAGTGCAGGACCGCCTGAGCAGCGCGCAGGCCGGCGTCGCCGAGGCCGAGGCCGACCTGGCCGCCAAGCGCACATCGCTGCAATCGCAGTTGCTGGATGAGCGCGCCGCGCTGGCCGCCGCGCGCGCGGCCTATGCTTCGGCCAAGATCAAGGTGGACGCCGATGCCACGGTGGCGGCCAAGGGCATCATCCCGATGGTGCAGTACAAGCAGAGCCTCATCGCGCTGAAACAGCTCGGCTACCGCGAGCAGATCGAGCAGCAGCGCGTCGCCGTGTTCGGCGGCAACATCCGCGCGCAGCTCGCCGCGGTGCAGGCGGCGTTGCAGCAGCAGCGCAGCAATCTGGCGCTGCGCCAGCGCCAAGTCGCCGCGCTCACGGTGCGCGCCGGCCTCGCCGGCGTGGTGCAGGAAATCCCGGTGCAGGAAGGCCAGCAGGTCGCCGCCGGTGCCAACCTGGCGCGCGTGGCGGATACGCGCAGCCTGATGGCGCGCCTGCAGGTGCCCGAGGTGCAGGCCAAGGATGTCGCGCTGGACATGCCGGTGAGCGTGGACACGCACGATGGCCTGATCGACGGCACGGTGACGCGCATCGACCCCGCCGTGCACGAGGGCAGCGTGCGCATCGAGGTCGATCTGCGCGGCAAGCTGCCGCCCGGCGCGCGGCCCGATCTGTCGGTCGAGGGCCGCATCCGCGTGATGCGCCTGCGCAACGTGCTGTGGGTGGGGCGCCCGGCGCTGGGGCAGTCCGACGCCACGATCTCGCTGTTCCGTCTCGACCCGGGCAGCGACACCGCCACGCGCGTGCCGGTGCGCCTGGGCGCGGCATCCATCGACCGCGTGCAAATCATCAAGGGCCTCGCCGCAGGCGACAAGGTGATCCTGTCCGACACCAGCATCTGGGACAAGTACAACCGCATCCGCATCGAATGA
- a CDS encoding Ig-like domain-containing protein: MNEIKSYSRYLPLFMVLLISAVLAGCSGGGSQGRAPILGAGGTTAALAPTVTAVTPANNATGVATSNPVIAASFSEPMAPITGAASFTVTCTGSCTSPTGTVTLDASNTVATFTLTPGTTLQPLTLYTATVTGATSLSTGLPLASPYVWTFTTGIPPTVTAVAPVNNATGVTTNNTIITAAFSEPMAPITGAASFTVTCAGSCTSPTGTVTLNASNTIATYTLTSGTTLQPNTLYTATVTAAQSISGLAMVSPYVWTFSTGVAPNTTRPQVLSTVPATTLPGPTTGVPTNTAITAVFTEEMAPATITGSSFTLTGPGTTAVAGTVSYAVGAATATFTPTAALAAGTTYTATITTAATNLAGNALAGNQAALPAASNYVWTFTTAAPIASADVSVLSTNPAAGSSSVCTNAAINATFNVPSGLRMDPTTVNSATFTVTGPAPSLTPVTAGSVVLDGATGTIATFTPLNALTAGVTYTATIMGGANGVKDLAIPANGMASDFLWHFTVVNCSSPPPVALGSISTFGDFGGSAGMTNQGILTIVNGDIGTTAVSTLVTGFHDSGAQCIYTQTPLNIGTVNGTIYTAPPPPTVGCPTEGTAATLAIATQARADALTAYNALVAMPGGPDPGAGNLANLVLTPGVYTAAAGSFMIQGGNLTLDAQGNANAVWVFQMASTLTVGGPGTAFPQSITLVNGAQAKNVFWQVGTAATINAGGGGTMVGTIIAQSGVSISTAGNAAITTLNGRAISLGASVTIVNTVINVPAP, from the coding sequence ATGAACGAAATCAAGAGTTATTCCAGATACCTGCCGTTGTTCATGGTCTTGCTGATAAGTGCCGTGCTGGCAGGGTGCAGTGGCGGAGGTAGCCAGGGACGCGCCCCGATTCTTGGCGCGGGTGGCACGACCGCGGCGCTCGCTCCGACGGTGACCGCTGTGACTCCGGCCAACAACGCCACCGGCGTTGCAACCAGCAACCCCGTCATTGCCGCCTCCTTCAGTGAACCGATGGCGCCGATCACGGGCGCAGCCAGTTTCACCGTGACCTGCACCGGATCTTGCACGAGTCCCACCGGGACGGTGACGCTCGACGCCAGCAACACGGTTGCCACCTTTACTCTCACGCCCGGAACCACCCTGCAACCCCTCACCCTGTATACCGCCACGGTTACCGGGGCCACCAGTCTTAGCACAGGCCTGCCTCTGGCAAGTCCTTATGTTTGGACCTTTACCACGGGCATCCCGCCAACGGTGACCGCCGTGGCACCCGTCAACAACGCAACGGGTGTAACGACCAACAACACGATCATTACCGCCGCCTTCAGTGAGCCGATGGCGCCCATCACGGGCGCGGCCAGTTTCACGGTGACCTGTGCCGGGTCCTGCACCAGTCCCACCGGGACCGTGACGCTCAACGCGAGCAACACGATCGCCACCTACACCCTCACGTCTGGGACCACCCTGCAACCTAACACCCTGTATACCGCCACGGTCACCGCCGCCCAAAGCATCAGCGGCCTCGCCATGGTGAGTCCTTACGTCTGGACCTTCAGCACGGGTGTGGCGCCGAACACGACTCGGCCTCAGGTGCTGTCCACGGTACCAGCCACGACCCTGCCTGGCCCGACAACGGGTGTGCCGACCAATACCGCCATCACCGCCGTGTTCACTGAGGAGATGGCCCCAGCAACGATCACCGGGTCGTCCTTCACCCTGACAGGGCCTGGCACCACTGCGGTGGCAGGCACAGTGAGCTATGCCGTCGGCGCCGCGACTGCGACCTTCACGCCGACCGCAGCACTCGCCGCCGGCACGACCTATACCGCCACGATCACCACTGCAGCGACGAATCTGGCCGGCAATGCACTGGCCGGCAATCAGGCTGCCTTGCCCGCGGCGAGCAATTACGTCTGGACCTTCACCACTGCGGCGCCCATTGCATCGGCGGATGTCTCGGTGTTGTCCACCAACCCTGCCGCGGGCTCGAGCAGCGTATGCACCAACGCGGCCATCAACGCGACGTTCAATGTGCCTTCCGGGTTGCGCATGGATCCGACCACGGTCAACTCGGCAACGTTTACCGTGACCGGACCGGCGCCTTCGCTGACTCCGGTCACGGCAGGATCGGTGGTTCTTGATGGCGCCACAGGCACCATCGCAACCTTTACACCGCTCAATGCACTGACCGCGGGCGTGACGTACACGGCCACGATCATGGGTGGTGCCAATGGGGTCAAGGATCTTGCAATTCCGGCCAATGGGATGGCAAGCGATTTCCTCTGGCACTTTACCGTGGTGAATTGCTCCTCCCCGCCGCCGGTAGCCTTGGGATCGATATCGACATTCGGTGATTTTGGCGGATCCGCCGGAATGACCAACCAGGGCATCCTCACCATAGTCAACGGTGATATCGGAACCACAGCAGTGTCTACCTTGGTGACCGGTTTTCACGATTCAGGCGCGCAGTGCATCTATACGCAAACGCCGCTCAATATCGGCACCGTCAATGGCACAATCTACACGGCGCCGCCGCCGCCGACGGTTGGCTGTCCGACTGAAGGAACAGCAGCCACCCTGGCGATCGCAACGCAGGCCCGGGCCGACGCGTTGACTGCATATAACGCGCTGGTGGCGATGCCGGGTGGACCCGACCCAGGCGCCGGCAACTTGGCCAATCTTGTGCTTACTCCTGGCGTTTACACGGCCGCCGCGGGTTCGTTCATGATCCAAGGGGGCAACCTGACCCTTGACGCCCAGGGCAACGCGAACGCCGTGTGGGTGTTCCAGATGGCGAGCACGCTCACCGTGGGCGGACCGGGTACGGCGTTCCCGCAAAGTATCACTCTGGTCAATGGCGCGCAGGCGAAGAACGTGTTCTGGCAGGTGGGCACCGCCGCGACGATCAACGCGGGCGGCGGTGGAACCATGGTGGGAACGATCATCGCCCAGTCGGGTGTCAGCATCTCGACAGCAGGCAATGCCGCGATCACAACCTTGAACGGCAGGGCAATATCCCTGGGTGCTTCAGTGACGATCGTGAATACGGTCATCAATGTGCCGGCGCCTTGA
- a CDS encoding OmpA family protein has product MKVSRTPWMLSLAILAVIASPFAMADSPGWYIGANVGQSRATIDNQRITNGLLQSGFVTTSMSDRDRNTGFKFFGGYQFNRYFALEGGYFDLGKFGFTSMTLPAGSLNGNIRLRGLDFDVVGFLPITERLSAFGRVGLIYAQARDDFSGTGAVNVLIPYPRKNATNYKFGVGLQYALTQSLGMRLEAERYRIDDAVGNKGDIDLLSVGLIYRFGEAPPPPPPPPPEATPAPPPPPPPPVEAPAPVPAQQKVVIELRGVQFQFDRPRPGQSDVNGILDHPVADSIAILAQAADTLKRYPDVTIQIDGYTDAIGSQAYNLKLSDRRAEFVANYLTAHGVPASQIVGTKGFGKDDPVASNKTAEGRTRNRRVEFKVENAAGMDQPQQ; this is encoded by the coding sequence ATGAAAGTATCAAGAACCCCATGGATGCTGAGTCTGGCGATACTTGCGGTCATCGCCAGCCCATTCGCGATGGCCGACAGTCCAGGCTGGTACATCGGCGCCAATGTCGGCCAGTCCAGGGCGACCATTGACAACCAGAGGATCACCAACGGTCTCCTGCAAAGCGGTTTTGTCACGACTTCGATGTCGGATCGCGATCGCAACACGGGTTTCAAATTTTTCGGCGGCTACCAGTTCAACAGGTATTTCGCCCTTGAAGGTGGCTACTTCGATCTGGGGAAATTCGGCTTTACCTCGATGACACTGCCTGCGGGCTCACTGAATGGAAATATCCGGCTGCGCGGTCTTGATTTCGACGTCGTCGGCTTCCTGCCGATCACTGAAAGATTGTCTGCGTTTGGCCGGGTCGGATTGATCTACGCCCAAGCCAGGGACGATTTCAGCGGGACCGGCGCGGTCAACGTGCTCATTCCTTATCCCAGGAAGAATGCTACGAACTACAAGTTCGGCGTTGGCTTGCAGTACGCGCTCACCCAATCGCTCGGCATGCGGCTTGAAGCGGAGCGCTATCGAATCGACGATGCCGTCGGCAACAAAGGCGACATTGATCTGCTCTCGGTCGGCCTGATCTATCGGTTCGGTGAAGCACCGCCCCCGCCCCCGCCCCCGCCGCCCGAAGCGACTCCTGCACCGCCACCGCCCCCGCCACCGCCGGTTGAGGCGCCAGCACCCGTGCCGGCACAGCAGAAAGTCGTGATCGAATTGCGCGGCGTGCAGTTTCAGTTCGATCGTCCGCGTCCAGGACAGTCCGACGTCAACGGCATTCTCGATCACCCGGTGGCGGACTCGATCGCGATCCTGGCCCAGGCTGCCGATACGTTGAAGCGTTATCCGGACGTCACCATCCAGATCGACGGTTACACCGATGCGATCGGCAGCCAGGCCTATAACCTGAAACTGTCCGACCGTCGCGCGGAATTCGTGGCCAACTATCTGACCGCGCACGGGGTTCCGGCCAGCCAGATCGTCGGTACCAAGGGTTTTGGCAAGGACGACCCGGTGGCCTCGAACAAGACCGCCGAGGGCCGCACGCGCAACCGTCGCGTCGAGTTCAAGGTCGAAAATGCCGCCGGCATGGATCAGCCGCAGCAGTAA